The proteins below come from a single Carnobacterium divergens DSM 20623 genomic window:
- a CDS encoding GA module-containing protein, producing the protein MKKQIFTVAMATSLACVPLLNNCLDDNYVLATNLSESSSIGLSDRGTLVPVIPAKSVIGQETAINLNVNLTNPAKINVMRILANIEGDAEFVSIGDNPRYYNIKPDGSLIYINDALEDYKTIPLVLKVNGSGPVKVNLTVEYADAEKESSNSTSVNLNVVADDRSLEVAKEEAKVIINDLSNLSDDEKSNYTQQVDNSKTVEEVNSIVLDAQNKDRDNAKAKLEAAKEKAKEQINNLPNISDSEKEEYNIAIDLAGNEEAINKIVHEAETANGLNENKDPNENKNPNENKDPNANKDPNENKNPNENKDPKENEDSNTSELKIKNKDTDKNKEISNLTRQNNKQVDNTKNLPVTGENLSNKGILSMLGTGIIVLASWFGFKKYK; encoded by the coding sequence ATGAAAAAGCAAATTTTTACTGTAGCTATGGCAACTTCATTAGCTTGTGTACCGCTTTTAAATAATTGTCTTGATGATAATTATGTACTGGCGACGAACTTAAGCGAGAGCTCAAGTATTGGTTTATCAGATCGTGGAACGTTAGTACCAGTTATTCCAGCTAAGTCTGTAATTGGTCAGGAAACAGCAATTAACTTAAATGTTAATCTGACAAATCCTGCAAAAATCAATGTTATGAGAATATTAGCAAACATTGAAGGTGATGCAGAATTTGTGTCAATAGGTGATAACCCTAGGTACTATAATATTAAACCTGATGGCTCATTAATTTATATTAATGATGCTTTGGAGGATTATAAGACAATACCTTTGGTGCTAAAAGTAAATGGATCAGGTCCAGTTAAAGTAAATTTAACTGTTGAGTATGCTGATGCAGAAAAAGAGTCATCCAATTCAACTTCTGTAAATTTAAATGTAGTAGCAGATGATAGAAGTTTAGAAGTGGCAAAAGAGGAAGCAAAAGTAATAATTAATGATTTATCTAATTTATCAGATGATGAAAAATCTAATTACACACAACAAGTTGATAATAGTAAAACTGTGGAAGAGGTTAATAGTATTGTTTTAGATGCACAAAATAAGGATCGAGATAATGCAAAAGCAAAATTAGAAGCAGCAAAAGAGAAAGCAAAAGAACAAATCAATAATTTACCTAATATATCAGATTCTGAAAAAGAAGAATATAATATAGCGATTGATCTTGCAGGAAATGAAGAAGCTATTAATAAAATTGTTCATGAAGCCGAAACTGCTAATGGTTTAAATGAGAATAAAGATCCAAATGAGAATAAAAATCCGAATGAGAATAAAGATCCAAATGCAAACAAGGATCCAAATGAGAATAAAAATCCAAATGAAAATAAAGATCCAAAAGAGAACGAAGATTCAAATACTTCTGAATTAAAAATAAAGAATAAAGATACTGATAAAAATAAAGAAATTTCAAATTTAACGAGACAAAATAATAAACAAGTTGACAATACTAAAAATTTACCTGTAACTGGAGAAAATTTATCCAATAAAGGAATATTAAGTATGTTAGGAACAGGGATTATTGTTTTAGCATCTTGGTTTGGATTCAAGAAATATAAATAA
- a CDS encoding endonuclease/exonuclease/phosphatase family protein, with the protein MKIKNFLKIVGGVLGVILLEVLIYVGYVYFSYDRLADQLPAEIKQNAVAKEISSNKKYSVTTFNIGYGSYSPEYSFFMDGGKESKAYSKESVLTNVNGAAKTIQNVNPDFALFQEVDVKATRSRGINEIKQLSQRFPTYSRSYATNYDSAYLMYPILDPIGKSKSGIVTMSDVQITESTRYSLPIETNFNKFFDLDRAFTVSKIPVENGKNLMLYNVHLSAYMKDKKVQKEQIAKLFNHMEVEYKKGNYVICGGDFNHNLLDTSSKIFKNNQKEDYTWLQAFPKKDLPKNLSLVKLSDVKTPVPSVRNLDKPYEKDKSFVAVIDGFIISNNVTNYRTNVIDAGFEHSDHNPVKMTFELK; encoded by the coding sequence ATGAAGATAAAAAATTTTTTAAAAATAGTTGGTGGAGTTTTAGGGGTTATCTTGTTAGAAGTTTTGATTTATGTAGGTTATGTTTACTTTAGCTATGATAGATTAGCTGACCAGTTACCTGCAGAAATCAAGCAAAACGCAGTAGCTAAAGAAATAAGTTCAAATAAAAAATACAGCGTTACGACTTTTAACATCGGTTATGGTTCGTATAGTCCGGAGTACTCTTTTTTTATGGACGGAGGAAAAGAATCAAAAGCGTATAGCAAAGAAAGTGTATTAACCAATGTAAATGGTGCGGCAAAAACCATTCAAAATGTTAATCCGGATTTTGCACTGTTTCAAGAAGTGGACGTAAAAGCAACGCGTAGTCGAGGAATCAATGAAATCAAACAACTAAGTCAACGTTTCCCAACCTATTCAAGAAGCTATGCAACAAATTACGATTCAGCGTATCTAATGTATCCAATCTTGGATCCGATTGGGAAATCAAAATCTGGAATTGTCACAATGAGTGATGTTCAGATAACCGAAAGCACGCGCTACAGTTTGCCGATTGAAACAAATTTTAATAAGTTTTTTGATTTAGACAGAGCCTTTACGGTCTCGAAGATACCCGTAGAAAATGGGAAGAATTTAATGCTCTACAATGTTCATTTATCTGCCTATATGAAGGATAAAAAAGTACAAAAAGAACAGATTGCCAAATTATTTAATCATATGGAAGTCGAATATAAAAAAGGGAACTATGTTATTTGTGGTGGTGATTTTAACCATAATTTATTAGATACGTCCTCAAAAATTTTTAAAAATAATCAAAAGGAAGACTATACCTGGTTACAAGCATTTCCAAAAAAAGACTTGCCAAAAAATTTATCACTGGTAAAACTGAGTGACGTGAAAACGCCAGTTCCAAGTGTACGCAATTTAGATAAACCCTATGAAAAAGATAAATCTTTTGTTGCAGTGATTGATGGCTTTATCATTTCTAATAATGTAACGAATTATCGTACAAATGTGATTGATGCTGGATTTGAACATTCTGATCATAATCCAGTTAAAATGACATTTGAATTGAAATAA
- a CDS encoding dockerin type I repeat-containing protein, with the protein MNLKKLITVGLVTTTLFSTAPIGLISPVVLANKVDNDKTYSITSTDEAFIFGDFASMTFKTPNNINLDGTSSILIDSNWNDPQLSHVARVVMEVTNGSMIFESVDGLAARYYTISNAGKKITMIIDNQPELLNVLVKGQALGKVDMSVTIDYANETLNDDMTGQKVLSTTVIDGVALQAAKDEAIKEIDGLPNLTTEEKQGFKDAVNKSETTDKVAQVVQEAKDKDAQALQTAKDEANKEIDALPNLTAEEKQGFKDAVNGSKTTDEVAQALQNAKNKDKENADAQALQTAKDEANKEIDALPNLTAEEKQGFKDAVNGSKTTDEVAQALQNAKNKDKENADAQALQTAKDEANKEIDALPNLTAEEKQGFKDAVNSSKTTDEVAQALQNAKDKDAQVLQTAKDGANKEIDGLPNLTAEEKQGFKDAVNGSKTTDEVAQALQNAKDKDANNKKEKELEAIKEKEKEAIDQLPGLTDEEKNKIKDDINNAKTEEKIKDIVDKANETSQLREEEKALQDAKDKAKEAIDQLPGLTDEEKNKIKDDIDNAKTQEKIKDIVDKANETSQLREEEKALQDAKNKAKAAIDALQNLTNTEKQNFKDLVDSAKSQDRVSQIVSDAVILDNNNLSAAKKEGIATIEGLKELTLEEKNSFITKVNDSKLVSEIKNIVDEAIALNKANYVLPGDLNADGHVKLSDLSYLLAYLKDETIPSIIVDKKKFLKAADFNGDGKISLIDYAKLQNYLMS; encoded by the coding sequence ATGAATTTAAAAAAATTAATTACAGTGGGATTAGTAACAACTACATTATTTAGTACAGCACCAATAGGTTTGATTAGCCCTGTAGTATTGGCTAATAAGGTTGATAACGATAAAACATATAGTATTACAAGCACTGATGAAGCATTTATTTTTGGTGACTTTGCAAGTATGACTTTCAAAACACCTAACAATATTAATTTAGATGGAACATCTTCTATTTTGATTGACAGTAACTGGAATGATCCACAACTTTCCCATGTAGCTAGAGTAGTTATGGAAGTTACGAATGGATCTATGATTTTTGAGTCTGTAGACGGTTTAGCGGCTAGGTATTATACCATAAGTAATGCAGGCAAAAAAATAACTATGATCATTGATAACCAACCAGAATTGTTAAATGTTCTTGTAAAAGGGCAAGCGTTAGGGAAAGTAGACATGTCCGTAACTATTGATTACGCTAATGAAACACTTAACGATGACATGACTGGACAAAAAGTTTTATCAACGACTGTGATTGATGGAGTAGCCCTACAAGCAGCGAAAGATGAAGCAATTAAAGAGATTGACGGCTTACCAAATTTAACAACCGAAGAAAAACAAGGATTTAAAGATGCAGTAAATAAATCAGAAACTACAGATAAAGTGGCACAAGTAGTACAAGAAGCAAAAGATAAAGATGCACAAGCATTACAAACAGCAAAAGATGAAGCAAATAAAGAAATCGATGCCTTACCAAACTTAACAGCTGAAGAAAAACAAGGATTTAAAGATGCAGTAAACGGTTCTAAAACGACAGATGAAGTAGCACAAGCGTTGCAAAATGCAAAAAATAAAGATAAAGAAAATGCAGATGCACAAGCATTGCAAACAGCAAAAGATGAAGCAAATAAAGAAATCGATGCCTTACCAAACTTAACAGCTGAAGAAAAACAAGGGTTTAAAGATGCAGTAAACGGTTCTAAAACGACAGATGAAGTAGCACAAGCGTTGCAAAATGCAAAAAATAAAGATAAAGAAAACGCAGATGCACAAGCATTGCAAACAGCAAAAGATGAAGCAAATAAAGAAATCGATGCCTTACCAAACTTAACAGCTGAAGAAAAACAAGGGTTTAAAGATGCAGTAAACAGTTCTAAAACGACAGATGAAGTAGCTCAAGCATTACAAAATGCAAAAGATAAAGATGCACAAGTCTTGCAAACAGCAAAAGATGGAGCAAACAAAGAAATCGATGGTTTGCCAAACTTAACAGCTGAAGAAAAACAAGGGTTTAAAGATGCAGTAAACGGTTCTAAAACGACAGATGAAGTAGCTCAAGCATTACAAAATGCAAAGGACAAAGATGCAAACAATAAAAAAGAAAAAGAACTTGAAGCGATAAAAGAAAAAGAAAAAGAAGCGATTGATCAATTACCAGGTTTAACAGATGAGGAAAAAAATAAAATTAAAGATGATATCAACAATGCAAAAACTGAAGAAAAAATTAAAGATATTGTAGACAAAGCGAATGAAACAAGTCAATTACGTGAAGAAGAAAAAGCATTACAAGATGCAAAAGATAAGGCTAAAGAAGCGATTGATCAATTACCAGGTTTAACAGATGAAGAAAAAAATAAAATTAAAGATGATATTGACAATGCAAAAACTCAAGAAAAGATTAAAGATATTGTAGATAAAGCGAATGAAACAAGTCAATTACGCGAGGAAGAAAAAGCGTTACAAGATGCAAAAAATAAAGCAAAAGCAGCTATTGATGCATTGCAAAATTTAACAAATACAGAAAAACAAAATTTTAAAGATTTAGTAGATAGTGCAAAATCTCAAGACCGTGTTTCTCAAATTGTTTCGGATGCAGTTATTTTAGATAACAATAACTTGAGTGCAGCTAAAAAAGAAGGAATTGCTACAATTGAAGGGTTAAAAGAGTTAACATTAGAAGAAAAAAATAGTTTTATTACCAAAGTAAATGATTCAAAATTAGTTTCAGAAATTAAAAACATTGTAGATGAAGCAATAGCATTAAATAAAGCGAATTATGTTTTACCAGGAGATTTAAATGCAGACGGACATGTTAAATTATCAGATTTATCATATCTTCTAGCATATTTAAAAGACGAGACAATTCCAAGTATTATTGTAGATAAGAAAAAATTCTTGAAAGCCGCAGATTTTAATGGAGATGGTAAAATTTCTTTGATAGATTATGCTAAGCTTCAAAATTATTTAATGTCATAA
- a CDS encoding glycoside hydrolase family 13 protein, whose protein sequence is MTKKWWQDAVIYQVYPRSFQDSNEDGIGDIKGIIQRLDYLEKLGITGLWISPVYASPNDDNGYDISDYQEIQPEYGTMEDMDELLNEAKKRNIKVIMDLVVNHTSDEHRWFTEAKKSKENRYRDYYIWRDKPNELTSDFGGSAWEYDEVTQQYYLHIHSKKQPDLNWENPKVRQEIWKMMTFWLDKGVGGFRMDVIDLIGKEPENLITKNGPMLHPYLREMNEQSFGQYNVVTVGETWGATPEIAKEYSHPTRQELSMVFQFEHINLDKVQGQRKWDLKTLNPAELHQVFSKWQVELGNEGWNSLFWNNHDLPRIVSRWGDDGEYRVESAKMLAIYLHGMKGTPYIYQGEEIGMTNYPITEISEVDDIESRRMYEERLCQGYAKESLIKSINAKGRDNARHPMQWANELHGGFTKGTPWLPVHKNSHTINVENALADSNSIFYTYQKLIALRKENSILVEGDYQQIETGNPVVLAYLRTDQSTKWLTIVNFSKERNSYQLSQKYAVQEIVISNYEHERTHLFSGKLEPFEAVTVVV, encoded by the coding sequence ATGACTAAAAAATGGTGGCAAGATGCAGTTATTTATCAAGTTTATCCAAGGAGTTTTCAAGATAGCAATGAGGATGGAATCGGAGACATTAAAGGAATCATCCAACGTTTAGATTATCTAGAAAAACTAGGGATTACAGGCTTATGGATTAGTCCAGTCTATGCATCTCCAAATGATGACAATGGCTATGATATTAGCGATTATCAAGAAATCCAACCGGAATATGGCACAATGGAAGACATGGATGAATTGTTGAACGAGGCGAAAAAAAGAAACATCAAAGTGATAATGGATTTAGTTGTCAACCACACTTCAGACGAACATCGCTGGTTTACTGAAGCTAAAAAAAGTAAAGAAAATCGATACCGAGATTATTATATTTGGCGAGATAAGCCAAATGAATTAACTTCAGATTTTGGTGGCTCTGCTTGGGAATATGACGAAGTTACCCAACAATATTATCTACACATCCACTCTAAAAAACAGCCAGATTTAAATTGGGAAAATCCAAAAGTGCGACAGGAAATATGGAAAATGATGACCTTCTGGCTGGACAAAGGAGTAGGTGGATTTCGGATGGACGTGATTGATTTGATTGGCAAGGAACCTGAAAATTTAATCACCAAAAATGGACCGATGCTGCATCCATATCTTCGAGAAATGAATGAACAGTCTTTTGGTCAGTATAATGTTGTAACAGTGGGTGAAACATGGGGTGCGACTCCAGAAATTGCTAAAGAGTATTCACATCCAACACGTCAGGAATTATCAATGGTTTTCCAATTTGAGCATATTAATTTAGATAAAGTTCAAGGACAGCGGAAATGGGATTTAAAAACCTTGAATCCAGCAGAACTGCATCAAGTATTTTCTAAGTGGCAAGTTGAACTAGGAAATGAAGGTTGGAATAGTTTATTTTGGAATAACCATGATTTGCCTAGAATCGTTTCAAGATGGGGAGATGACGGCGAGTATCGTGTAGAAAGTGCTAAAATGTTGGCTATTTATCTCCATGGAATGAAGGGAACGCCCTATATCTATCAAGGCGAGGAAATTGGGATGACAAACTATCCAATTACAGAAATTAGTGAAGTGGATGATATTGAAAGCAGACGAATGTATGAGGAGCGATTGTGCCAAGGATACGCGAAAGAATCATTAATAAAGTCGATTAATGCCAAAGGTAGAGATAACGCAAGGCATCCGATGCAGTGGGCGAATGAATTGCATGGTGGTTTTACAAAAGGAACACCGTGGTTACCTGTTCATAAAAATTCTCATACAATTAATGTAGAAAATGCCTTGGCAGATTCAAATTCAATTTTTTACACGTATCAAAAATTAATTGCGTTGCGGAAAGAAAACTCAATTTTAGTTGAGGGGGATTATCAGCAGATAGAAACAGGGAATCCTGTTGTATTAGCCTATCTACGAACAGATCAATCAACCAAATGGCTGACGATCGTCAATTTTTCAAAAGAAAGGAACTCTTATCAACTCAGCCAAAAGTATGCAGTTCAAGAAATCGTGATTTCAAATTATGAACATGAGAGAACGCATTTATTCAGTGGAAAATTAGAACCGTTTGAAGCGGTTACCGTAGTCGTTTAA